From one Triticum urartu cultivar G1812 chromosome 3, Tu2.1, whole genome shotgun sequence genomic stretch:
- the LOC125547331 gene encoding increased DNA methylation 1-like: MALPAFASHAGSADGPAAPWERLLLMSGKPLLLCLREAWDLERVKIFRAEEEARAALEQDRERSAQAKKRSLLLLAKQGRKGGARALAVDGGGDRSDDACGVCADGGQLLCCDSCPSTFHPECVGVQVPDGSWACHYCRCFLCSASDGAPSTCHQCARKYHNHCRTSLFAGHEIGPFCSESCNKIAAKLTEMAGVTNTVDEDGYSWSLLKIQKDTGDSADVLECNAKLAVALGVLDECFNPVKDRRTGIDMLHQAVYSLGSEFKRLSYEGFYTMVLEKDTEIISVALLRFHGNKLVEMPFAGTLPHYRRQGMMGRLVKAVEQVLATVQVEKLVIPAVTEVVETWKRSFGFAPMEPRLREETKRLSMVVVTGTVMLQKHIAPPMTEDELAFLEMSWPLSSFTDLVAGIAFPPPSGVDPLATAVRGLGMRAPGTGGRRSCGGEAVGSSVFQMPSYAPAAHGASLRLGMNK, encoded by the exons atgGCGCTGCCGGCCTTCGCGTCGCACGCCGGCTCCGCGGACGGGCCCGCGGCGCCGTGGGAGAGGCTGCTGCTGATGTCCGGCAAGCCGCTGCTGCTGTGCTTGCGGGAGGCGTGGGATCTGGAGCGCGTGAAGATCTTCCGCgccgaggaggaggcgcgggcggcgctgGAGCAGGACCGGGAGCGGAGCGCGCAGGCGAAGAAGCggtcgctgctgctgctcgccaagcaggggaggaagggaggagcccgcgccctcgccgtcgacggcggcggcgaccggaGCGACGACGCGTGCGGCGTGTGCGCGGACGGCGGGCAGCTGCTGTGCTGCGACAGCTGCCCGTCCACCTTCCACCCGGAGTGCGTCGGCGTGCAGGTCCCCGACGGCTCCTGGGCCTGCCACTACTGCCGCTGCTTCCTCTGCTCCGCCAGCGACGGCGCCCCGTCCACCTGCCACCAGTGCGCCCGCAAGT ATCACAACCACTGCCGCACGTCGCTGTTCGCCGGGCACGAGATCGGGCCCTTCTGCAGCGAATCCTGCAACAAG ATTGCCGCGAAGCTGACCGAGATGGCGGGGGTGACGAACACCGTCGATGAAGACGGTTACTCCTGGTCCCTGTTGAAGATCCAGAAGGACACCGGGGACTCCGCCGACGTTCTCGAGTGCAACGCGAAGCTGGCTGTGGCTCTCGGCGTGTTGGATGAGTGCTTCAACCCTGTCAAGGACCGGCGCACCGGCATCGACATGCTGCACCAGGCCGTCTACAGCCTCGG GTCCGAGTTCAAGCGCCTGAGCTATGAAGGTTTCTACACCATGGTGCTGGAGAAGGACACAGAAATAATCTCGGTGGCCCTCTTAAG ATTCCATGGCAACAAACTCGTAGAGATGCCGTTCGCGGGCACGCTGCCGCACTACCGGAGGCAGGGGATGATGGGCCGCCTCGTCAAGGCCGTCGAGCAG GTGCTGGCGACGGTGCAGGTGGAGAAGCTGGTGATTCCGGCGGTGACCGAGGTGGTCGAGACATGGAAGAGGTCCTTCGGTTTCGCGCCCATGGAGCCGCGGCTGAGGGAGGAGACCAAGAGGCTCAGCATGGTCGTCGTCACCGGAACCGTCATGCTGCAGAAGCACATT GCGCCGCCGATGACCGAGGACGAGCTGGCGTTCCTGGAGATGAGCTGGCCGCTCTCCAGTTTCACCGACCTCGTGGCCGGGATTGCGTTCCCGCCGCCGTCTGGTGTCGACCCGCTGGCCACCGCCGTGAGGGGGCTAGGTATGCGTGCCCCGGGGACGGGCGGCCGGCGGTCCTGCGGCGGCGAGGCAGTGGGCTCGAGCGTGTTCCAGATGCCTAGCTATGCGCCTGCTGCGCACGGCGCCAGTCTACGCCTCGGCATGAACAAATAA